A single region of the Thioalkalivibrio nitratireducens DSM 14787 genome encodes:
- a CDS encoding c-type cytochrome domain-containing protein — translation MESKTPNPMPSALRLGLAAAGLMLAGATMVGCSDPVVSFSAQVQPILDNRCVECHTPGERGYEESGLELASYESLMKGTRYGPVVEPGEPLISVLNQLVEGRADPSISMPHERHPLPASEIALLRDWVAQGAKDN, via the coding sequence ATGGAAAGCAAGACACCGAACCCGATGCCCAGCGCGCTGCGTCTCGGCCTGGCGGCGGCCGGCCTGATGCTGGCGGGCGCGACGATGGTCGGCTGCAGCGACCCGGTGGTGAGTTTCAGTGCACAGGTGCAGCCGATTCTCGACAACCGCTGCGTGGAATGTCACACGCCCGGGGAGCGCGGCTACGAGGAAAGCGGTCTCGAACTCGCCAGTTACGAGAGCCTGATGAAAGGGACCCGCTACGGACCGGTGGTCGAACCGGGTGAGCCGCTGATCAGCGTGCTCAACCAGCTGGTGGAAGGCCGTGCCGATCCGTCCATCTCGATGCCGCACGAGCGCCATCCGCTGCCTGCCTCGGAGATCGCCCTGCTGCGCGACTGGGTCGCCCAGGGCGCGAAAGACAACTGA
- a CDS encoding NADP(H)-dependent aldo-keto reductase, with translation MQYRTLGNAGIEVSLIGLGTMTWGEQNTEAEAFEQLDYALEQGVNLIDAAEMYPVPPRAETQGRTETYIGRWLQARGCRDRMVLATKVAGPADIPWLRGGPQLVRDQMERALNDSLQRLQTDYVDLYQVHWPSRSTNFFGQLGYRHQSEEAATGIAEMAAVLEDFVRRGRVRAIGISNETPWGLMQWLRASEQGTAPRVASIQNPYNLLNRSFEAGLAEMAIRERVGLLAYSPLAFGTLTGKYLGSVRPAGARLTRFERFSRYSNPQGIAATEEYAALARAHGLTPAQMALAFINHQPFVTSNLVGATSVGQLAENIASVDLTLDHAVLAGIEEIHARFTYPCP, from the coding sequence ATGCAATACCGAACGCTCGGAAACGCCGGGATCGAGGTCAGCCTGATCGGGCTGGGCACGATGACCTGGGGCGAACAGAACACCGAGGCCGAGGCCTTCGAGCAGCTCGATTATGCGCTCGAGCAGGGCGTGAACCTGATCGACGCCGCGGAGATGTACCCGGTACCCCCGCGGGCGGAGACTCAGGGGCGGACCGAGACGTACATCGGGCGCTGGCTGCAGGCCCGCGGCTGCCGTGACCGGATGGTGTTGGCCACCAAGGTCGCCGGGCCCGCCGACATCCCCTGGTTGCGCGGCGGCCCGCAGCTGGTGCGCGATCAGATGGAGCGGGCGCTGAACGACAGCCTGCAACGCCTGCAGACCGACTACGTGGATCTCTACCAGGTGCATTGGCCTTCGCGCAGCACCAACTTCTTCGGCCAACTGGGATATCGGCACCAGTCCGAAGAAGCCGCAACCGGGATCGCCGAGATGGCCGCCGTGCTGGAAGATTTCGTCCGGCGCGGGCGCGTGCGCGCGATCGGGATCTCCAACGAGACGCCCTGGGGCCTGATGCAATGGCTGCGCGCGTCGGAGCAGGGCACCGCGCCCCGGGTGGCCAGCATCCAGAACCCCTACAATCTGCTGAACCGAAGTTTCGAGGCCGGGCTGGCGGAAATGGCGATCCGCGAACGGGTCGGCCTGCTTGCCTACTCGCCGCTGGCCTTCGGAACACTGACGGGCAAGTATCTCGGGTCGGTACGGCCAGCCGGTGCGCGGCTGACCCGGTTCGAACGCTTTTCGCGCTACAGTAATCCTCAGGGAATTGCCGCCACTGAAGAGTACGCGGCGCTGGCGCGGGCGCACGGGCTGACGCCCGCGCAGATGGCGCTGGCATTCATCAACCACCAGCCCTTCGTGACCAGCAACCTAGTCGGGGCCACGAGCGTTGGGCAGCTGGCGGAAAACATTGCGAGCGTCGACCTGACCCTGGACCATGCGGTGCTCGCCGGTATCGAAGAGATCCACGCCCGGTTCACCTATCCCTGCCCCTGA
- a CDS encoding FIST signal transduction protein — MIASSPFRAAAATASEPAVLARSLADALALPAPDSGTRIGLLYVSDSMARHGTELLAALRDATGVHQWVGAAGVALIANRREYYESPTAVAMVGELPQHEVRVIGPGVQSFEALCERLQGFLGLDDPGRLILHADPGFTGLEDLLTRVDRETAWFCTGGVGSGQGEVVQFAGEVVSGGVSGLALRGSVPLAARHTQGCSPLPRQYRLSETWRNIIVKLDDRPALPVFREVIGDVLSRDLRRALGYIHIGLPISGSDTGDYRVRNIIGIDLDRDLLAVGEMLSQGSNILFVRRDGQAAREDLERMLAEIRAQSGNAIRGGVYVSCLGRGRYQFGDEGAELAIVQDALGEVPLVGFFANGEIFANRLYGYTGVLTLFT, encoded by the coding sequence ATGATCGCTTCCTCCCCCTTTCGAGCCGCTGCAGCGACTGCGAGCGAGCCGGCCGTGCTGGCCCGGTCCCTGGCCGACGCGCTCGCGCTGCCGGCGCCCGATTCCGGAACCCGAATCGGGCTGCTGTACGTCTCGGACTCGATGGCGCGCCACGGCACAGAACTGCTGGCCGCCCTTCGCGACGCCACGGGCGTGCACCAGTGGGTGGGTGCTGCGGGCGTCGCGCTGATCGCCAACCGGCGTGAATACTACGAGAGCCCCACCGCGGTGGCGATGGTGGGGGAACTGCCTCAGCACGAAGTACGGGTGATCGGTCCGGGTGTACAGTCCTTCGAGGCTTTGTGCGAGCGCTTGCAGGGGTTTCTGGGTCTGGACGACCCCGGGCGCCTGATCCTGCATGCCGACCCGGGCTTTACGGGCCTGGAGGATCTGTTGACCCGGGTCGATCGCGAGACCGCCTGGTTCTGCACTGGAGGGGTGGGATCGGGGCAGGGAGAAGTGGTGCAGTTTGCTGGAGAGGTGGTCAGCGGCGGGGTCTCCGGCCTGGCCCTTCGGGGCTCGGTTCCCCTGGCGGCCCGGCACACCCAGGGCTGTTCCCCGCTGCCCCGACAGTACCGGTTGAGCGAGACCTGGCGCAATATCATCGTGAAACTGGATGACCGTCCGGCGCTGCCGGTCTTCCGTGAAGTGATCGGCGACGTGCTGTCCCGGGATCTGCGTCGTGCGCTGGGGTACATCCACATCGGTCTGCCGATCAGCGGCTCGGATACCGGCGACTACCGCGTGCGCAACATCATCGGCATCGATCTGGACCGGGATCTGCTCGCTGTCGGCGAAATGCTCAGCCAGGGCAGCAACATCCTGTTCGTCCGCCGCGACGGGCAGGCGGCGCGCGAGGATCTGGAGCGCATGCTGGCAGAGATCCGCGCACAGTCCGGCAACGCGATCCGCGGCGGCGTCTACGTGAGTTGCCTCGGTCGGGGGCGCTACCAGTTCGGCGACGAGGGCGCGGAACTCGCGATCGTCCAGGACGCGCTGGGCGAAGTGCCGCTGGTTGGGTTCTTTGCCAACGGCGAGATCTTCGCCAATCGCCTGTATGGCTACACCGGAGTGCTGACCCTGTTCACCTGA